The genomic segment GCCCGCCGCCACCGCCGGCACCGGCAACGCCGCCCGCGCCAGCACCGCGACGACCGCCGCGTGGTCGCGCACCCCCATGGCCAGCGTGCAGTGTGGCATTGGCGCGCCCGGGCGGTAGTACGGCCACACCTCCGCGAGCGGGGCCACTGCGGCGACCGTGCGTTCGTGCAGCGCGAGCAGCGCGGTCGTCGGCCGCACGCCGAGGAACGCCACCGACTCCGCGGTGAGGAAGAAGCCCAGGTGCTCCAGCGGCAACGGCGTCCCGGCCGCGTCGCGGAGCACCCGCCGCAACGCCGCCGCGACCGCGTCGGGGTCCGGCTCGCCGTCGAGCACCGCGAGCGACACGTGCGGGTCGTAAGCCGCGCCGGGCACCGACCCGAGCGACGGCACACCGGCCGCGTCCAGCGCGGCCCACGCCGCCCGCACCCGCGCGTCGGCGGCGGGGTCCAGCGCGAGCTCCACGGCGTACGGCACGGCGCCACGGTAGCCGCGCGACCCCCGGCGACGCGGCCCCCGCGCGTCGCTACGCTGCGCCGCATGCGCCGCGCCCCCGCCGCCACCGCCGTCCTCGCCGTGCTGCTGCTCGGCGCCTGCACGCGCACCGTCGACGACCTGCCGGACCGCGCCGACCCGGCCGTCCACGCGGAGGAGCAGCGCCTCGCCGCGCTGCTCGGCCGCGGCGCGGTCCTGTCCCGGCCCGGGCCGTGCGCGGTCCGGCTGCTCGGCCGCGACGGCGCCACGTCCTACGCCTGGGCGGAGTGCCGCGTGGGCGACGAGGCGGTGTCGCTGCCGGTCCGCGTGGACGGGGAGCGGGTGCGCTACCCCGGCGACGGCGGCGCGTTCGCCCGCGACGTGCGGCG from the Mycobacteriales bacterium genome contains:
- a CDS encoding 2'-5' RNA ligase family protein is translated as MPYAVELALDPAADARVRAAWAALDAAGVPSLGSVPGAAYDPHVSLAVLDGEPDPDAVAAALRRVLRDAAGTPLPLEHLGFFLTAESVAFLGVRPTTALLALHERTVAAVAPLAEVWPYYRPGAPMPHCTLAMGVRDHAAVVAVLARAALPVPAVAAGAHLVDVATGRRVAGLA